GCTTCCGGGGTTCGGCGCGTACCTGCTCACCCGGGGTCTCACCGACCTATCGCCGGATCGTCGGACGCGCGTTCGCTTCGGTCTCGCAGCGCCTGCTCCCGTAACCGCCGAACCCCCGCGGGGCCCAGCCGCTCCGACAGGTCGCGCGCGTAGGGGCGGAGATCCCAGAACGCGAGCTCGCCGTCACGGCTCACGACCGGCTGCTCCCCGAGCTCGGCCGCGATGTCGTCGGGCGACGGCTCGCCCGATCGGAACGTGCTGCCGAGGTCGTACACGAGGCCGCCGAAGCCGACCGCGGCGACCCGGTCGAGCATCGGGCCGACCGACAACCGTGCGGTGCTCGGCTGCCAGTCGGCTTCGCGTCCGAGCACCCCGCCCCAGCTCCACCGCAACGAGTCACTGTGCACGTAGCCGCGAACGAGGTCGTACGGACCCAGGTTGCCGGTGAGTGGCGCTTCGGGGAAATACCGGTACGGGAGTTCGAAGACGGCGGCTCCCGCCGGCAGCGCACGTTCCACGCGCGCGACGAAGGCAGCGTCACTGACCCAGCGCGCCGCGGTCGCGTCGTAGTCGGGGATCGCCGCCGGCGACACCTGGTCGAGTATCCCGAACACGAGGATCACACCGAGCCCGAGCGCGACCACCGGTACCCGCCACGGGCGATCGGGCACGCGCCGACAGATCCAGTCGAGCCCGTACGCGACGGCGGTGAACGCGAAGAAGGCGAGAAACACCGAGATGCGGTTCCACGAGCGGAGCTCACGGATACCGATCCCGAACACGAGCAACGAGAAGCCGCTGATCACTCCCATGACGATCGCGGTGACGGTGAGAACCCCCATGCTGCGGATCGCGTCCGCAGGCGGCGGGACCGGGCCCGCAGCATCGGCGTCGTTCGCGGCGGCGCCCTCCGGGTCGCTGCGGCGATCGCGACGGATGTTGACGAGCAACGCCACGAGCACTCCGGCGAAACCCACCGCGCCGATGATGCCGAGCTGCTGGCCCCGTTCACTGGTCGTCGGGGTCTTCTTGGTGCTCTGCGCCTGCACGTCGGCGAGCGCCTCCACCCGGTGTCGTTCGACCGGCAGGGCGAGCTGTGCGAGCTTCAGCCCTTCGAACTCGGTCTCGCTCGCACTGCGATGGACAACCGCGGTGTCCTGACCGTGCACCACCGTGTACACGAGCGTCGGGGCGAGATTGAACAAGCCGACGACCGCGATCGCAGCGACCGCGATCGCGCCGGATACGAGGACCTGGCGCCGGCGGCGCGCGATGAAGTCGACCAGGGCCAGGACGACGAGAAGGAGGAGAGTGAACCCCGCGTAGTACGCGCCCGACGACGCGGTGACGACGCACGCGAGCAACCACAGCAGTCCGGAGCGGTCACCGAGCCGCACGCGCCAGCCCGAGCCGTCGTCGCGCTCCGCGACGAACGGGGGCCGCGCCGACACGACCCGCAGCACGAGATACCCGGCTAATGGTACGACCCAGTACGCGGAGAGAAAGAGGTGCGGGACGCCGCGCGCGAAATGGTAGGGCAGGTAGGAATAGAGGAGGGCGACGACCGCCGCGACCCCCCGGGACACTCCGAGCGCGCGCAACACCAGCAACATCGACACCGCGACCGCGAGAAAGGTGAGGACGTAGAAGATGTTCACCGTCGCGCCGACGCTGCCGGTCACCGTGCCGAGCACCTTGAGCCCGACGAGGTTGAGGTTGTCGAGGCCCACCGGGAAGTCGAAGAGCTGCTGGTCGAACGGCGCGCCGAGGTCGGGGTTCGTGATGAACCACGCGTGGTCGATCCCGCCCTTCGCGAGCATCTGATAGAAGGGCGCGTCGGGCTCGAAGGAGTAAATGGCGCGATCGCCGCGCACATACGCGAGAGGAACGTCGACGTCGGCGTTCCACAGCTCGAGCACCGGCACGAGGATCGCGAGCGCAGCGACGGCTACGAGCACCGCGTCGAGCAGCAGGATACGGCCTCGGCTCGTTCCTTCCGGCCGGTTCACGAGGGCACAGTAATCGTCTCGCATGACGCGGTCGCGTCACGCGATGCGGAGCGTCAGGTGGCCAGATCTCAGGTGATAGGCGCGTCGAGTCCGAACGCCGACCAGTCCTCCGGGTTCGGCTCGGTGTACTCGCCGAGCACGTGGCCGTCGACGCCGTCGAGCTCGACGAGGCCGCGCATCGACGGCGGCTCGTCGGCGCTGTAGAGCAGGATCCGCCAGGCGGGACGCGAGAGGAGGCCCCGCCACGCAAGCTGCGCGCTGGAGTGCCCGACGGGGAAACCGACCGTACGCGTCGCGATCAGCAGCGCCTCGGTCTGATCGATCGAGAGGGGCCACGCGGTGACGAAGTGGTAGCTCGCGACGAGCGCCAGGAAGACCGCGCCGGCGAGCAGGCCACCGTTGTCACTCGCGACCCAGCCGAGGAGGCAGAGGAGCGCTAGGACGGAATAGATAGTGGCCGCAATGCGGCGGCGACGGGTGCTCGGGAACAGGTAGGGGCCGACGTAGGCAGTGACATCCAGCTCGTCGGGCAGGTCGTCGCCGTCGTGCGCGGTCGCGTCGCCCGGCGGAGTGGTGTTGGTCACGGCGTGCACGGTACTGCGAGGGCTTCGCCGTTACGGGATCGCTAATGGCGTGCCTGCGGCCACCCGGCCCGCAGCTTCTCCCAGCTCGCGGTCAACGGTTCGGGCAGGACGCGCGCCTCCGCCACGGCGCTCATGAAGTTGGTGTCGCCGACCCATCGCGGGAGCGCGTGCATGTGCACGTGACCGGGAATGCCGGCGCCCGCGGCGCGCCCGAGGTTCGCACCGACGTTCACGCCGTCGGGCGAGTACGCGCGGTCGAGCGCGACGGTGGCGTCTTGGGTCATCGCCATCAGCGCGCTCGCTTCTTCTGGCGACAGCCCCGACAGCGTCCCCTCGTGCCGTACCGGCGCGACCATGAGGTGACCCGACGTGTACGGATACGCGTTCATCACCGCAAACACGTAGTCGTTTCGCGCGAGGACGAGCGCCTCGTCCGGGTCGGCGACGAGCAGCGCGCAGAAGACGCACTCGCCGTCGACAGGACTTTGTGTCGCGACTTCATCGATGTAGGACGAGCGCCAGCCCGCCCAGAGCCGATCGAGGGTCATACGTTGGCGCGCGTGTCGACGGCCGTATGCAAGCGATCGACGAACAGATCGAGTGGCACGCCGCGTTCGGGCTCGTCACTGCCGCGCGAGTTCACGCCGACCGTGCCGTGCTCGAGGTCGTCGTCGCCGACGACGAGCACGTACGGGACCTTCTCGAGCTTCGATCGGCGGACGCGCGCGCCGAGGGTGTCGGCGTGAGCGTCGACCGTCTCGGCGCGAAAGCCGGCGTCGCGAAGCCGCTCGACGAGCTTCTCGGCGTACTCGTCGTGACGGTCGGCGACGGGCAGCACGGTGACCTGCACCGGCGCCAGCCATGCCGGAAACGCGCCGGCGTAGTGCTCGACGAGCAGCGCGAAGAAGCGCTCGATCGTCCCGAACAGAGCGCGGTGGATCATGATCGGCGTGTGGCGCTCGTTGTCGGCGCCGACGTACTCGATGCCGAAGCGCTGCGGGGTTTGGAAGTCGAGCTGGATGGTCGAGAGCTGCCACGTGCGGCCGATCGCGTCGCGTGCCTGCACCGAGATCTTCGGGCCATAGAACGCGCCGCCACCCTCGTCGAACACCAACTCCAAGCCCATGTCGAGCGCGGCCGCGTTCAGGGATTCGGTTGCCTCGTCCCACTCGGCGTCGGTGCCGGCGGCCTTGCCCTCGGGCTTCGTGGAGAGCTCCAGGTAGAAGTCGTCGAGGCCGTACTCTCGGAGCACGTCGAGGACGAAGACGAGCAGTGAACGTATCTCGTCGGCCATCTGCTCCTTCGTGCAGAAGATGTGCGCGTCGTCCTGGGTCATGCCGCGGACGCGCGTGAGCCCGTGCACGACACCCGACTTCTCGTAGCGGTACACAGTGCCGAACTCGAACATGCGCAGCGGCAGCTCGCGGTACGAGCGCATCCTGCTCTTGAAGATCAGGATGTGGAACGGGCAGCTCATCGGCTTGAGGTAGTAGTTGCCACCGTCGAGCTCCAACGGCGGGAACATTCCCTCGGCGAACCACTCCAGGTGACCCGACGTCTGGAAGAGCCCTTCCTTCGAGATGTGCGGGCTGTTCACGAACTGGTAGTCGGCGGCCTCGTGACGCGCGCGTGAGTAGTCCTCCATGATCTTGCGGACGAGCCCGCCCTTCGGGTGCCAGACCGCGAGCCCCGAGCCGATCTCCTCGGGAAACGAGTAGAGGTCGAGCTCGACCCCGAGCTTGCGGTGGTCGCGCTTCTCGGCTTCCGCGAGGCGGTGAAGGTAGTCGTCGAGCGCGGCCTTCGACTCCCACGCAGTGCCGTAGATGCGCTGGAGCATCGGGCGCTTCTCGTCGCCGCGCCAGTACGCGCCCGCGACCTTCGTGAGCTTGAACGCGCCGAGCCGTTTGGTGCTCGGGACGTGGGGGCCGCGACAGAGGTCGACGAACTCGGTTCCGTCGGGACGCGCGTTCTTGTAGAGCGAGAT
The Acidimicrobiia bacterium DNA segment above includes these coding regions:
- a CDS encoding HIT domain-containing protein, which gives rise to MTLDRLWAGWRSSYIDEVATQSPVDGECVFCALLVADPDEALVLARNDYVFAVMNAYPYTSGHLMVAPVRHEGTLSGLSPEEASALMAMTQDATVALDRAYSPDGVNVGANLGRAAGAGIPGHVHMHALPRWVGDTNFMSAVAEARVLPEPLTASWEKLRAGWPQARH
- the thrS gene encoding threonine--tRNA ligase, which encodes MPPDITITLPDGSTREYASGTTAGAVAESIGKGLARAALAAKVDGGWVDLTRPIDHDARVAIVTPDTADGREVLRHSTAHVMAQAVTDLYPGAEYAIGPAIEDGFYYDFSLPGGEHFSEDDLARIEARMREIVKADEPFERQEVDRDTALAVFQKQQYKREIIERVDPDDTGEVGEGPVISLYKNARPDGTEFVDLCRGPHVPSTKRLGAFKLTKVAGAYWRGDEKRPMLQRIYGTAWESKAALDDYLHRLAEAEKRDHRKLGVELDLYSFPEEIGSGLAVWHPKGGLVRKIMEDYSRARHEAADYQFVNSPHISKEGLFQTSGHLEWFAEGMFPPLELDGGNYYLKPMSCPFHILIFKSRMRSYRELPLRMFEFGTVYRYEKSGVVHGLTRVRGMTQDDAHIFCTKEQMADEIRSLLVFVLDVLREYGLDDFYLELSTKPEGKAAGTDAEWDEATESLNAAALDMGLELVFDEGGGAFYGPKISVQARDAIGRTWQLSTIQLDFQTPQRFGIEYVGADNERHTPIMIHRALFGTIERFFALLVEHYAGAFPAWLAPVQVTVLPVADRHDEYAEKLVERLRDAGFRAETVDAHADTLGARVRRSKLEKVPYVLVVGDDDLEHGTVGVNSRGSDEPERGVPLDLFVDRLHTAVDTRANV